The Pseudopipra pipra isolate bDixPip1 chromosome 8, bDixPip1.hap1, whole genome shotgun sequence sequence CCTGGCAGAAGCACAACAAGGAGATGAAGTTCGCAGTCAAGTTCATGTTCTCCTATCCTTGCCCCCTCTACCACCCCTTGCTCTATGGGGCTGGGCAGCACTAGCACTCTACCCACCATACCCTCTCCCAGGACTCCTGCACTGGCCCAAAACCACATCCCTGGCATCTCTAGCCGCACCCCAggatcccagctctgctcacctcAGCCTCTTGGCTGTGCCCCAGAACCCTGCTCCGCATCCCTAGGATTCCCAGCTGCATTTGTGGGAGCCTTGATCCACAACCAGGACCCCTGCCTCCTCCTGAGAGCCTTTTTCTGCACCCTTGGGACCCCTGTTCTGCTCCCAggacccctgcccacatccaGGAGTTTAGGCTGAACTCAGGACCTTTGCTCTGCATGCTTGTGAGCCCTAGTCTGCACTAGAGACCCCTGGCTACTCCcaagctccctgcccagccgcCTAGAGCCCCTTGTTTTCATTTAGGATCCTTGCTTGGCCCTCTTGGGACCACTTGGCTGTACCTTGGACCCCCACCCTGTATCAGTGtaccctgcccagctccctcatgACCTGCCCCAGATCCTCAGCCCAAGCAGTCCCTACTCCAGCCCACCAACATATCCCATGGCCTTACCTTGAGCTCACACCCCAGCCCTGGATCTCACCTTCGCACAGACCcaccccagccaaggcaggtcccttctgccccactgtccccacagaCTGTTCCCCTCAAGACCAAGTGACCAGAACATcacagcccctgcctgggctcctcaCCCCTCATTCCACATGgctcagtgtgtgtgtgggggtgcACCTCCAAGGCCCCCAGACCAGCTCTGCTGCATCCCTCACACACAACCCTGGCATGACCCAGCCCAGGCACCCCACAGTAAATTATTCCACCTCAGAGAAGTCTGTGTCCAGCTCAATGTTGTTCATGAGCAACTGCCCCTTGGGGCTCCCTCAGGGACCCCAGAAGAATGGGAGAGGGGTCCCAGTCCTGCCAACTGAATGGGGCAGCCCAAGGGAGCAGGGTCACCCCAAGCTCTGGCTCTACCCCGCTCCAGCTGCCGTGCCCAGAGCCTCAGGCTGGGCAGTCCAGACAAGCCAAGGGATGAAATTCCCAGCAGTCACAGGCATGGTTGGACGCTCAGGCACCCCTGCCCCTCCAAGGACCCTGGGAGGATGTCATGATAAGCAGAGTGAGGGGACAGAGGCATcactgctgctggagccccACAGCTGAGTCTGACAGTGTTTGCCAGAGAGGTTTCTCCCTCTGTCATCCCAGGGGACAAATCCGCAGGCTGGGGCCTGGCAGCACATGTGAGCAGCCTGGCACTGAGCACAGTAGGGGGAAGATCCTGGACCAGACAGCCGCCAACTTTGGCCACTCCACACCCTATCACctgaaagccctgcctgcagctccctgccagccctgcccggccGCCAGACCTCCCACGCCACAACCTCCCACCTCTTCCCAAAAGACTTCTGGTGCCACCCACTTGCACCAGGCAGGACCTTCCCAGCATCACAAGGaccagggcagctctcagcctaGCCCCTCTGCAGGAGGGTGCTGTTCCTTAGCTTGGCTTGActcccccggctgccccccaGTCTCAGTTAGCAAGGGGGCTTCCTGCCCACCCCAGTCCTGTTTACCCAATGCACACATGTATCCACCCATCCCAATGGGTGAGGGAGGCCTGAGAGTGGACACCTGGATATTTACCCAGTGCCTGGCTGCCTGGCACTGCATCATCTCATCGCAGCTGGCCTGGCCACAAGGGAGTCTCTTGGGACAACAGGGAAATTGAGGCTGTGGGATGTCTGCACTCACCCTCCTCCAGGCTGGCAGGACCACTGGGcacctgccctgcactgcactgAGGTGACCccttctccctctgccctcctTGGCATGGCCTCAGCCCCACCAGTGAGCCTCCAGAACCCCAAATGGCACTGacatcctgctcctgccagggaaTGTGCCagtgcccctgccctgcagccagaCAGGGACACATGGcagccagcccctgccccagacTCAGCCAGACAGGGACACATGGcagccagcccctgccccagacTCAGCCAGACAGGGACACATGGcagccagcccctgccccagcctcaCACTGGGGGCAGGGAGTTACTGCccccctgcctctccccagccactggggaaaaaaatgaggaaaaaattcaaatatcaTTAGAAGGTATGTTCAGAGAGTGAGTGCTGAGCACACCACCACAGGAATAAACATTGTCAATCATGACATTTAACTGCGAAActtaaaatgcataaataaaacCCCATCTCCCACAGCGCAAGTTTATCTGCAGTCCTCTGTATTCTGTGTCATTAGCATCTTTCCAGGGAGTGTTCAGACATACATGGCCATCATGCTCATTGCTCCAAGTGTTTTCTCTAGAAAGACAAGTAACTCCTCTGCCTCCCACGGTTGGCTGTCTGAGCTCTACAGCTCATCCTCCCCAGCCCAGTACTTAACCCACTGCAGACACATACACAAACACAACCCCACAGCTCTTGGGGTGCTTCACAGCCCTCCTCACTGCTACAGCTGCTCCACTGCCCCCAGTAACTGCTGAGCCAGTCCCCCCGCACACACAGCATAACCCAGACACCCTCATCATCAATGCCAAATCCAGCTTTCCCTCAGATTTCCATGGGAAGGGGTTTATGATCCACAGCCAAGAGGAACTGCCCCATACAACTCCCACACTGGTGGGATGTACAACCTGCAGCAAGGTCTGGGCTCCAGTGACTTCTCAGACTGGTGGGTGTCACAGCTtggtgggcactgccagcccaaGAGCGCTGGCCTCCCCAGATTCCCTGGCTGGGGGGAAGCTGCAGCTGGCTGGCAGGGACCCAGGTCGTGGCGGTTCCCAGCTGCACAGCAGCCAGGGTCACATTCCTGGAATAGCTGGGAGCTTTGCTGTTCACACAGGAAAAGGTCATCCTTGTGCACACAGGCAGCTGGTGGGACCACTGCATGGGtagggcaggggaaggagcagccaCGGAAGGCAGAGgaagcccagcagctcctgtcagAGCTGAGGTGTTCCCTggctccagcccagcaggatccagccctggcacagccaaaGGGTGGCTGcacacagctctgagcagggaGTAAATAAGGCTACAGCAGGACAGAAGATGGAAACTCCAGTAAAGCACGAAGAGCTGGTGGCAGAGACACACCATTTCTCCATGAGCACCTGCAGGGCCAAGGCCACAGAGGTATCAGAGTCACCTGGGACTGGGACAGCTTTCACTAGGACAAGACAAGAGCCAGCTAAGGACAAGAAATTTATTGGTCATTCTCTATATGCAATTATATATTAATCTGTATTAGAAAGCAGCAGTCACTAAGTGCACAGAGCAGCACCAACTCCTGCCTCTTCTCACACTGGAGACACGgccacacagcccagcccaaaCTCACCCTCCTCTGCACTACAGCCAAATCCAGGGGTAAAAGACTAAACCTGCAGGTGGTGAGGCCAAGGAGCACAGGAGTGACCAGCAGGGTGTCAGCTGACCAGGACCAAGGACCACATCTCCTGGAGGTGCAGGTAGAGTTCTGACTTGATCCCAAAAATACAGTCATTTATAgcacagtgctgggaaaggtAGGGACAGAGCCCTGAGGTTGTTCCACCCCAACCAGGAGGTGAAGGGAAAGATGGCTCCTCCATCACTGAGCCAGGCCACAGGGCCTGGGCAAGCACATGGCAGGGTGCAGCAAGTGCCGGAGAGCAcccagggcttggagcagctgcagggatggggcacagccATGGACAATATTCCACCACAGGGACTCAGCCTTTGCGTGGCAAGGAGAGCTGGTCAGGCCCTAGCCTGGCActagcaggaggagcagagagtgCAAGCATCCTCTGTCTGGGGAATGCCACGCTGGGATCCAAACAGTCCAGGTTCCTGGTGGCAAGGGTGCCTGCCCGCTGTCCCAGGTGTCAGGCAGTGCAGGCCACAAGAGCTGGGTCTGTTTCATCACTTGATGAGCACCTGGTTGCACAGAGCACACACAAACACCGTCTCCCTCTGAGCCTCTGGGgctggaaaggaaagcaggcGTCAGAGATGCTCCCCCTTTCCCACCATAGGCTAGGGACCCCAGCCACAAAGCTGCTCGGAGAGCTGCAAACCCATTGCTGCTCTGTCCTGAGCCAGGCTGCACTGGGCAGGTCCTGCCTACCCTCCCCACCAGGGCTGGGGCAAATCCTGGGGCAGACAGCACAGGTGGAAGCAGGAACTCTGCCCTCCTCCACCTTTCCACTCACCCGTGGCTCCCATCACAGCCTTGGGGACTTTGAAGGAACAACACCTGGAGCAGAAGCTGTTCCCACAGTTactgcagctcctctgtggAGAGAGATGGAGGTGAGTCCCAGGTGTATATCGGACTAACTCAGGAATAAGGGAAGGGCGCCACAAGTCTGCAgaaggggaggcagcaggaagaCAGCAATGTGAgcctggaggggacaggagaTATATCCTTCCCAGAACTGCCCAGGGACTGTGTGCCAAGTGTCACACATAGGGCTCAGATAAGGCAACACAGGGTGGCGTTTGTTTCTGTCGTTCCCACAAGCAGACCCATGCTCTGCTTCACCAGAAATCTCTCAGGCCACAAGTCATGGACAAAACCAGGACACAGAGCTACAACAGCACATGTGGGTTTGGTCTGAGTCAGCTTCCAAAGGAGTAAAGGGACAATGCTCCACAGTGCAAGGGATTCCTGGCACCATTAAGCACATGACAACACCCAGCACTTAGCTGAGGTCATCTGGGCTGAGACCAAGGCCAGACAcctgagctgctggagaaagCCAGGGCAAGCCAGACATGGGCAACACCTCTGCCCCAGGTGCACCCAGCAAGCTGGGGTAGAAGCCAAAGACTCACCCTCTTCTTGAGCACAGAGAAGGTGGCTGCACAGCCCGTGCAGCTCCCTGAAAGAAAGAGAGCAGAAGTCAGACAGGGCTCTGAtgcctggagctgtgagcagtAGAGGAACACCCACAGCTGTTGTAAAGGTTCCGCTTGGAGATGACGTTCCTGCACCTTCCCATCCTTGCCTTTCCTAGGTAGGGCTGGGAACATACTCCCCATGGAGAGGGGAAGGTCACTGGAGGtgtcagcacagccctggcaggtACTGCACCACTCTGTCCACTTCAAGTCTCATGGTCACCACTGCAAGCAGCACAGATCCCTCTGCTGAGCTCCCCCAAAGCAGCACCTGCTCCCAAACTTACCGAAATTGTTGCTGGGGTAGCGCTTGCGCAGGCGCTCGGTCAGACGAGACACCTTGCTGCGGATCACTTCGTTTTTGCTCATAAAACCATTGTCCGGGAGGCTGAGGTCAAAATCAGTTGAGCACTGAGAGCTCTCGTCATCctcctgcagagagcagagcagtggctgGGGCCATGCCgagggctgcagggcagcccaCCCCAGAGACGGGTACCCAACAAGCAGGATGCTCCCCCTGGCATCACCACAAGCCACTGGCAAACCAAGAAAAGGTTGCCAGCCCCAGTGGGAGGAGATGCTCCTCTGCACGCCTTGGCATGGCAGTACTCACCATGACCAGCAGCTGGTTCTCCTTCTCCCGCAGCATGGGAAGAGATGAGGGTGAGCATAGACGGAGTCAGAGGcacccagccccacagccacccTCTCTGAGCACCCAGCTTGCCCACCAAGGCCCTTTCCCACCTCAGCTGCCCTTCAGGCACAGCCCACCTCCCACCAGGCTCAAACCTCAATAGCATCTTTGAACTCTTCATCAggctctgcctcctctgcctcctccacgCTGCCAGGGGTAAGGTCCTGCAAGAGATTCACATAGCTAGTCCAGCTGTTCTCCTGCCTCTGTTCAAAGGTGGACCCACATTCCTGCAGGAGGTTCCAGGACAGTGGACCAGGCCTTGGGCAGCCCTATGAGAAGACACGAGTCCCTGAAGGTGAGATGAGGCCCCGTCTCCCCAGACCACATCCTAACATGTGGGAAAAGGACTTGAGCCAAGCCCCCAGGGCAGCAGAACAGCCTCCCAATAACTCAAGAGTAGTTCACAGGCTTCCAGCAAAGCTGGTAGCTCAAACAAGTTTGTGGGTAGAGGGACACAGGCACGGTAAGACCCAAGGGGCTGACTCTGCAACTCCCACGgcccagctgccagccctgtccctATCTCACCTCTGCGCTGGTGGGTGTGGGGGTCCGAtctggggcagcagctgctggcaggggttCAGCAGGCTCTGGAGTGCTCTCGAGGGGCTTGGTGCCCACGCACTGCTCAATCGAGGCCTTGAGCTCCATTATCACTGGTAAGGGGAGAAAAGCAGCTGGAGTAGGGTGGCacttcccttctcccagccccaccacaCAAAAGCCGTCTCCAAGAGTTGGTCTCCAGGGCCCAAGGTGGGACATTGGTACATACAACCTTGACCCCTCAGGTACTCTGAGCCCCTCTTTGCTCACACATCAAAGTTAGGGCAGTAAGGAACCCCTCCAACACCTGCCCCAGCTAGGGATAGGGAACAGGAGGGGCCTTAGTTACAGCTCAGACACATCCAATGCTCCTCCAGCATGTGCCACAGAACAGGGAgtgcctccagctcctctctcttccaatggcctgttttcagacctgtgTCATACATTGCCACAGGCACTGAACACGTTTCAAGTCCTGAAGAGCAGGGTCAGGGACTGAGAGGGGTGGTGATGCTCATGCACAGGCTGCATTAGCAGGCCATGGTTTGCCACAGTGCAGAGAAGAGAACAGCACTCAGGCTGGGACACACATCAGGAGAGAATCTCACCTCCAACAGCTAAGCCCTGGGACCACACCACCCACCCTGGGCTGTTGAGCACCATCACAGGGCACTGTTGCCCTTGGGAGGGGGGTTCAAGCAGAGCCTGACACTGTGCACATGGGAGGGTGCTGGGAGAGGCCCAGGGCAGGATCCCTGGCCTCAGAGGGCCTTTCCCCAACCCGTCCCACACAGGACACTTCCAGAGAGTTCTCATACCTTGGTAGAACTGGGTGTTGCCCAGGAACAGGGTGCTGTTGACGATGGCCAGGACCCAGCAGAGTGGCAGTAGGTAAAGGACACAAACagtgcccagcagtgccccaTAAAACCTACAAAAACCAGCAGGATACTGCGGTCAAGTTGGAGCAACTCACACCACAGCATAAAACCCCTTCCTTCATCTGGTGTTCCACTTGCTCTCTCCAAGTACCAAACACATCAAATACAGCTCTGGAGGCCCCCTCTTCCCACCAAGCCCACCACAGGGTGTCTGACCCAGTACTACTCACTGGGAAGAGACAGTGGGGTTCTCCCAGTACAGCACACGGTACACGGCCTCACAGCTGCAACACATCCCACTCAGAAACCCCTCCAGCTGGATCAGGCTGTGAATAAGACCTCAGAGTCACAAAAAAAGCCTCACAAACACACACTCTGACTCCCCCACACGGGTTACAGTGGCCAGCCTGACACAAACCCAGACTCTCTGCAGAACCCCAGAGAAGCCTTCTCGGCTGCAGaggtccccacagccccagagctggggcGGCCCCAGGGACTCACAAGCTCTTGACCTGGGCGATGGCCTCCTGCCGGGAGAGCTGCACCTTGCGCAGGTCCTCCCTGCGGATGCTGTGGTACCTCCTGCGCACCAGCTCCGGCTCCGAGGGCCGGGCCCGGCACGACTCCTGCAGGTAGCCCAGCAGGGCCGGCACCGCGACCAGCAGGGCGAGCATCGAGTACCAGGCGGCTGGAAGAGGTGGGACAGCGTCAGCCCGGGGGGTCCGGGGAGGGGACCGGCCTCGACCCCCGACACGCACCTTGTCCGAGGGTGAGCAGGAGGAAGTTGAGGCCGAGGCAGACCAGGAGGGAGCACACGGGCCGCTGCCACCTGCCGAGACAGGGGGAGGCGAGGGACGTGAGGCCCCGGGGACGATCTCGGTACGGGTCCCAGCCCATCCCATACCTACCTCAGGAGGGAGCGGACGCCCTCGGCCGCGTCCCGCAGCGGCTCCAGGTACAGTTCCAGTCGCCGGTAGCTCcgcaccagctccagcaggtcGAAAGCGGCGGCGGCTTTGGGCGGCGACGGCTCTGGTGGGGCCTCACCGCCGCCCGCCACCCCTTCGGAGCCGCCCGCCGCCCCGTCCCGCTCCACCGCCTGCATGACGGCACCGGGGCCGCACCGGGACGGGGCCGCACTGGCACCGCCGCCCTCGGCCCTCGGCCGCTGCCGTGACGCGGCGGGCGCGCCGCGAGCGCAGCCAATCGGAGAGACGGACCAGGGCGCGGCGCCGCGCGCAGCCAATCAGAGGGCCGAACCGGGGCGCGGCGCacaggccccgcccccgcggggcggagcgggcggCGCCGGAAGCGGCGGCGCCTCCTCTGGTGCCCGGTgccgcccggccctgcccgtggcGCTCCGTGGGTCCTGCGTGTGCATGGGTCTGGTCTAGACACGAGGCTCGGCCCAGACCCGCGGTTAATCAGCGTCCTGGCCCTGTCTCGGTTCGCCTCTGCTCTGGTGTAGCGCTCAGTCACAGCCCGGATCCCGTCCCAGTCCGGGGCTGAGCACGATCCGTTTCAGTCCTGGTCCAAGTCTCAGTCCCAGACTGGGTCTTGGCATGGCCTGCACCTAGCCGTGTCGGGCACAGTGGGTTTGTCCCCGTGAGCCCATTGCTGTGGCACCTCTCCCCGGGGAGAGACCAGGGCGCAGCCCCACACGCGTGGGCCCCGCAAGGGAGCGACAGGTTCCCTCCAGGCCCGTAACCGTGGCTGGCAGCTCACCTGCTGCCCCTTCGTGCCCCCgcagcagcccagctctgggtgCACGGACActgccctgcacagcagctccccatctccctgggcaccATGAGCTGTCCTGACAGGTGCTTGCAGTAGAGGGGATCCTGGGCTTCCTCCGATGCCAAAAGGCAGGGATCTCATAATACTCCATGCAACCTTGTTTTACCCCTGTGCTGACTCGTGGGCAATGAGGGCTCAACAATGCTGTCGGCTGTCCACAGCCTCTGCTGAACAGGGGAGGCTCAACCCCATCCCAAGAGTGCATCACAGGGCTGGAGCCAGTCCTGGGAGATGCCAGCTGCCCCTAGGCGGTCCCTGACCCTCCGGTCCCTGACCCTCTGGGGGCCCAACAGCGTGGGCATGACTGCCTAGCAGTGTCCTGGCCCAAGGACAGAGGGCTCTTTCAGCCCTGAGTGACAAAGTCCATAGGAATGCAGCTCCATCCTGTCCTCAGTGCATCCCTGCAACCACATAGCCCTGGGGACTCAGTCTCCCTCTGCTCCGCCAGGCACTGAGAGGTGCCAGTGGAGCCTGCCTGTGACCCCAGAGCATCCCAGGACATTGTGACCATGGCCAGGGGCTCCAAGCAGGGAGGCCCCAGGACAAAGGGCTACAAGACTACAGAGCTGGGGGTGATCCCAGCTCAGACCTCGTACTCAGCAGGTtccagccccagcacaaagcCCCAGACACCCAGTGAGCGCCAACATTGCTTTATTTGGAATGTGAATCCACGGGCACCAGAGAGGAGGCTGTAGGGGGACAGAGCCAGCATGACAGACAGGGCTGCAGAAAGCCAGAGAAAGGCACTTGTGCTGGCAGAAGCACAGAGGGCATtttgggcagcctgggccagGGACTGCACCAGAAGAGGCGGAGGCAGGTGATGTCAGGGACCAGCCCTGAcagggcagggatggcacaTCCCACCCAGTGAAGAGACACGTGGCCCAGGGGTTGGCAGGGCCCCTGAGCACAACGGATATCTGCTGGGACAGCACCTCATGATGGAAGCGGGGACCCAGTACCAACCCAAGCCCCTTCAAGCCCCAGGAGGatcacagctgctgctctccaccCCAAAAAAGGCACCAGGCAACCCCAGGCAACAGCCAGGCCCTGTGGCCAGCTGCTGGGGACACCCACCCCACTGATCTGAGCCCATACAGAGACTGGGGCAGACCCTCCCTCGCACCAAGACCAAAGGAGAGGATCTGCCTCCAGGCAGGGCAAGGAGAGCTTGTGGCAGGGCAGCCCTGGTGTGGTGCTCCTCCaaaaattctgtctctggcTGCCTGTTTCTCCAGTTGGCCCTACATGGCCTCCTCAGGGCTTGGCCCTTGGTGGATTGTGGAGGCTGATCCAAGGCTGGGCTGGCTCCAGTGGCAGTGTCCTCTTCTCCTGTTCTCCAAGACAGGCTGTCCCCCCACAATGCCCGGTCCCAGTTCCCCCATGGCCAgagtgccagcagcagcccagcactgccatgctGCCATGCTCACCCTTCCACCTTGCCACAGTCTCCAGGCGCTGCCTGGTCCCAAGATGAAGTCGGAGAGTCCAGAGATCAGAATCTTCTGGGATGATAAACCAAgtgcagcagagc is a genomic window containing:
- the ZFYVE27 gene encoding protrudin isoform X3, coding for MQAVERDGAAGGSEGVAGGGEAPPEPSPPKAAAAFDLLELVRSYRRLELYLEPLRDAAEGVRSLLRWQRPVCSLLVCLGLNFLLLTLGQAAWYSMLALLVAVPALLGYLQESCRARPSEPELVRRRYHSIRREDLRKVQLSRQEAIAQVKSFLIQLEGFLSGMCCSCEAVYRVLYWENPTVSSQFYGALLGTVCVLYLLPLCWVLAIVNSTLFLGNTQFYQVIMELKASIEQCVGTKPLESTPEPAEPLPAAAAPDRTPTPTSAEDLTPGSVEEAEEAEPDEEFKDAIEEDDESSQCSTDFDLSLPDNGFMSKNEVIRSKVSRLTERLRKRYPSNNFGSCTGCAATFSVLKKRRSCSNCGNSFCSRCCSFKVPKAVMGATAPEAQRETVFVCALCNQVLIK
- the ZFYVE27 gene encoding protrudin isoform X1, with protein sequence MQAVERDGAAGGSEGVAGGGEAPPEPSPPKAAAAFDLLELVRSYRRLELYLEPLRDAAEGVRSLLRWQRPVCSLLVCLGLNFLLLTLGQAAWYSMLALLVAVPALLGYLQESCRARPSEPELVRRRYHSIRREDLRKVQLSRQEAIAQVKSFLIQLEGFLSGMCCSCEAVYRVLYWENPTVSSQFYGALLGTVCVLYLLPLCWVLAIVNSTLFLGNTQFYQVIMELKASIEQCVGTKPLESTPEPAEPLPAAAAPDRTPTPTSAEDLTPGSVEEAEEAEPDEEFKDAIEEDDESSQCSTDFDLSLPDNGFMSKNEVIRSKVSRLTERLRKRYPSNNFGSCTGCAATFSVLKKRRSCSNCGNSFCSRCCSFKVPKAVMGATGAHQVMKQTQLLWPALPDTWDSGQAPLPPGTWTVWIPAWHSPDRGCLHSLLLLLVPG
- the ZFYVE27 gene encoding protrudin isoform X4 — protein: MQAVERDGAAGGSEGVAGGGEAPPEPSPPKAAAAFDLLELVRSYRRLELYLEPLRDAAEGVRSLLRWQRPVCSLLVCLGLNFLLLTLGQAAWYSMLALLVAVPALLGYLQESCRARPSEPELVRRRYHSIRREDLRKVQLSRQEAIAQVKSFLIQLEGFLSGMCCSCEAVYRVLYWENPTVSSQFYGALLGTVCVLYLLPLCWVLAIVNSTLFLGNTQFYQVIMELKASIEQCVGTKPLESTPEPAEPLPAAAAPDRTPTPTSAEDLTPGSVEEAEEAEPDEEFKDAIEENQLLVMEDDESSQCSTDFDLSLPDNGFMSKNEVIRSKVSRLTERLRKRYPSNNFGSCTGCAATFSVLKKRRSCSNCGNSFCSRCCSFKVPKAVMGATGAHQVMKQTQLLWPALPDTWDSGQAPLPPGTWTVWIPAWHSPDRGCLHSLLLLLVPG
- the ZFYVE27 gene encoding protrudin isoform X2, whose translation is MQAVERDGAAGGSEGVAGGGEAPPEPSPPKAAAAFDLLELVRSYRRLELYLEPLRDAAEGVRSLLRWQRPVCSLLVCLGLNFLLLTLGQAAWYSMLALLVAVPALLGYLQESCRARPSEPELVRRRYHSIRREDLRKVQLSRQEAIAQVKSFLIQLEGFLSGMCCSCEAVYRVLYWENPTVSSQFYGALLGTVCVLYLLPLCWVLAIVNSTLFLGNTQFYQVIMELKASIEQCVGTKPLESTPEPAEPLPAAAAPDRTPTPTSAEDLTPGSVEEAEEAEPDEEFKDAIEENQLLVMEDDESSQCSTDFDLSLPDNGFMSKNEVIRSKVSRLTERLRKRYPSNNFGSCTGCAATFSVLKKRRSCSNCGNSFCSRCCSFKVPKAVMGATAPEAQRETVFVCALCNQVLIK